In the Leptospira sp. WS4.C2 genome, one interval contains:
- a CDS encoding DUF2797 domain-containing protein, with product MPTIQGYVRKMSHKGLKPVSYFWETATYSEVDKKDLTAKESTSEIPVESWIGKKITLSTNDEIRCLHCGKKTKKSFNQGHCFTCFTKLAENDLCILRPETCHHHKGTCREPDWGLKNCFKKHTLYFANSSGLKVGITKENPVSNRWVDQGARFGIPILEVESRRDAGILEHYLSQFLPDKTSWQKMVAGDPPDMDLVREAGKFLNHLEKNEFISPPDSKSKLVWNRLDLKEIIEISYPIDSYPGKIKSLKLTKETPITDTLVGIKGQYLLFQSGVINIRSLSGLWIEVSA from the coding sequence ATGCCTACCATCCAAGGTTACGTTAGAAAAATGTCGCACAAAGGTTTAAAACCTGTTTCCTATTTTTGGGAGACAGCGACCTATTCTGAAGTAGACAAAAAAGATCTAACGGCTAAAGAATCCACTTCGGAAATTCCTGTGGAGTCTTGGATTGGAAAAAAAATTACCCTGAGTACCAACGATGAAATCCGTTGTTTGCATTGTGGTAAAAAAACAAAGAAGTCTTTTAACCAAGGCCATTGTTTTACTTGTTTTACCAAACTAGCAGAAAACGACCTTTGTATCCTCCGTCCCGAAACCTGCCACCACCACAAAGGAACTTGCCGGGAACCCGACTGGGGTCTAAAGAATTGTTTTAAAAAACACACACTTTACTTTGCCAATTCTAGTGGATTAAAAGTGGGAATTACAAAAGAAAATCCCGTATCCAATCGTTGGGTAGACCAAGGGGCGAGGTTTGGGATCCCAATCTTAGAAGTAGAATCTCGAAGGGATGCGGGAATTTTAGAACACTATTTAAGCCAGTTTTTACCAGACAAAACTTCTTGGCAAAAAATGGTGGCGGGTGATCCGCCTGACATGGATTTGGTGCGGGAAGCTGGTAAGTTTTTAAACCATTTGGAAAAAAATGAATTCATTTCTCCTCCTGATAGCAAATCCAAACTTGTTTGGAACCGTTTGGATCTAAAAGAAATCATAGAAATTTCATATCCTATCGATTCCTATCCTGGTAAAATCAAGTCACTCAAACTGACCAAAGAAACTCCCATCACCGATACCCTTGTGGGAATCAAAGGCCAGTATCTTTTGTTTCAGTCGGGTGTGATCAATATACGTAGTCTCAGTGGTCTTTGGATTGAAGTCTCCGCGTAG
- a CDS encoding cysteine desulfurase family protein, which yields MKSHLTNDLKYFDYNATHPPFPEILETCLAEYLEGFYNPSGITRYSLKNQGKIEQTRKFFATHMGLLEKQFVFSATGTEANYLLIQSLRVLYPKLDSVIVSPFEHSSMYAALESYGFSPDLIQTNKSGIIHTKDLEKKLKENPRPVVCLYAGNETGVIQPAEEISKLTKNYGQVFYSDLMQGFCKVNLPFSLFDGFTFSGHKIGAGMGASVTYLPKSDSHFQVFGGGNQENEHRAGTENTFAIECLRRVAEIQLNQLEEKNKRLGEFQSHIEERFEALGCTIIAKSSPRLPNTTFLILPIQSVDFFLLGMEEKGILVSTGSSCKSRAREASKSLLYMGYTQEEALRCIRISTGYFTTKDDVNALITTAEDLIQKFR from the coding sequence ATGAAATCCCATTTAACGAATGATCTAAAGTATTTTGATTATAATGCCACACACCCCCCCTTTCCTGAAATTCTGGAAACATGTTTGGCAGAATACCTGGAAGGATTTTATAATCCTTCTGGGATTACCCGATATTCCCTAAAAAACCAGGGCAAAATCGAACAAACGAGGAAGTTCTTTGCAACGCATATGGGACTTCTTGAGAAACAATTTGTTTTTTCCGCGACGGGCACTGAGGCAAATTACCTTCTGATTCAAAGTTTGCGAGTATTATATCCTAAGTTAGATTCTGTCATCGTGTCTCCCTTTGAACATTCCAGTATGTATGCGGCTTTGGAATCCTATGGATTTAGTCCTGATTTAATTCAGACAAACAAATCAGGAATCATCCACACCAAGGATCTAGAAAAAAAACTAAAGGAAAATCCGAGACCTGTTGTTTGCCTTTATGCCGGGAATGAAACAGGTGTCATTCAACCTGCAGAAGAGATTTCTAAACTTACTAAAAATTATGGGCAAGTTTTTTATAGTGATCTGATGCAAGGTTTTTGTAAGGTAAACCTTCCCTTTTCCCTTTTTGATGGGTTTACTTTTTCCGGTCATAAAATTGGAGCTGGGATGGGAGCTTCGGTGACTTACCTTCCTAAATCAGATTCCCACTTTCAAGTGTTTGGTGGCGGAAACCAAGAAAATGAACATCGAGCTGGAACAGAAAATACATTCGCAATCGAATGTTTGAGACGAGTGGCAGAAATCCAACTAAACCAATTGGAAGAAAAAAACAAACGCCTCGGTGAATTTCAATCCCATATAGAAGAGAGATTCGAGGCCTTAGGTTGTACCATCATTGCAAAATCTTCCCCAAGACTTCCCAATACAACCTTTCTCATCCTCCCCATTCAGTCTGTGGATTTTTTCTTACTTGGTATGGAGGAAAAAGGGATTCTGGTTTCTACCGGCAGTTCGTGTAAATCACGCGCCAGAGAAGCATCCAAGTCTTTATTATATATGGGCTATACACAAGAAGAAGCACTCCGCTGCATTCGCATCTCCACTGGTTATTTCACAACAAAGGACGATGTAAATGCCCTAATCACCACTGCCGAAGATTTAATCCAAAAATTCCGATAA
- a CDS encoding RNA polymerase sigma factor yields MSDEIRKLIDNCLLGKSTAWQELIRKFHRLIIGTCAHYVPREEVTDTSQQVYLKLTENDYHLLRKFKGDSLPAFIVYLSEISKNISMSQTRSIRRYEYREGISLDLSIDILDERQTQEDVYFAWEEKREFYDLIEGLDETHKEILILRLKGYKFKEIAEILDVPLGTVLARANRAKEKIKKILTKEIKP; encoded by the coding sequence ATGAGTGATGAGATTCGGAAGTTAATCGATAACTGCCTTTTAGGGAAAAGTACTGCTTGGCAAGAGTTGATTCGAAAATTTCACAGACTCATCATCGGAACTTGTGCCCACTATGTTCCGAGGGAAGAAGTAACTGACACCTCGCAGCAGGTATACCTAAAACTTACAGAAAATGACTACCACCTGCTTAGAAAATTCAAAGGAGATAGCCTTCCTGCATTTATTGTCTACTTAAGTGAAATTTCAAAAAATATAAGTATGTCTCAGACAAGATCCATTCGTCGGTATGAATATCGAGAGGGAATTTCTTTGGATTTGAGTATCGATATATTAGATGAGAGGCAAACCCAAGAAGATGTTTATTTCGCATGGGAAGAAAAACGAGAGTTTTATGACCTCATCGAAGGCCTAGATGAGACTCACAAAGAAATTCTCATCTTAAGACTCAAAGGATACAAATTCAAAGAAATTGCAGAAATCCTCGATGTTCCCCTAGGAACGGTGCTCGCTCGGGCCAATCGAGCGAAAGAAAAGATAAAAAAAATCCTTACAAAGGAAATAAAGCCTTAG
- a CDS encoding CHAT domain-containing protein — MKLRIIAKYSRDERTDGECFWEEKQENFGTVERTTQFSGKILREFQNDWTLFVERVLSQNPSKEEFLEKLGKKSDTLEQIVFGKTLPFWRKPGFQGSIQLLIDPEFSPIPWEILRTHKGFLFQDSEYRRGIRIDTIQKENVTIENSILLVCNPVKPNLVATVNEECNILFPILEKKLKLRILKENHLTRVRLTEEMSSVKYLHYAGHTEKKGIPLGANDFLYSMEISGHSFSNLHLVFFNSCHSSFDSTEQSGLTTSFLKAGAKEVIGFLFPVETNMAKNIGIKFWESFLKTKNSHKSLEKIRKTLYNGSAKDIITAISLVHFSTQKPITQSSRLIGIMFVLLFLFFSILFLGEKKEPIKVDNPNIVDQKNIVSKKQNVLASDPIFDRISRLKNSEFRKMTISFLKTKHELLDDSQKRELLESIFSTDNSEEKMYYEFKTRSGF; from the coding sequence ATGAAATTAAGAATTATCGCCAAATACTCCAGAGACGAACGAACGGATGGAGAATGTTTTTGGGAAGAAAAACAAGAAAACTTTGGAACCGTAGAAAGGACAACCCAGTTCTCTGGAAAAATACTTAGAGAATTCCAAAATGATTGGACTCTATTTGTAGAAAGAGTGCTCTCTCAAAATCCGAGTAAAGAGGAATTCCTGGAAAAGCTGGGGAAAAAGTCTGATACTTTAGAGCAAATTGTATTCGGAAAAACTCTGCCCTTCTGGCGAAAGCCAGGATTTCAAGGTTCTATCCAACTTCTCATCGATCCAGAATTTTCACCCATTCCATGGGAAATTTTACGAACCCACAAGGGTTTTTTATTCCAAGACAGCGAATACCGAAGAGGAATCCGAATCGATACAATTCAAAAAGAAAATGTAACGATAGAGAATTCTATTTTACTTGTATGCAACCCAGTAAAACCAAACTTAGTTGCTACTGTTAATGAAGAATGTAATATTCTTTTCCCAATCTTGGAAAAAAAATTGAAACTTCGCATCCTCAAAGAAAATCATTTAACAAGAGTCAGATTAACCGAAGAAATGAGTTCGGTAAAATACCTACACTATGCCGGTCATACAGAAAAAAAAGGTATTCCTTTGGGAGCAAACGACTTCTTATATTCGATGGAAATTTCAGGACACTCATTTTCTAATTTACATCTAGTGTTCTTCAACAGTTGCCATTCTTCATTCGACTCAACCGAACAATCAGGACTCACTACAAGTTTTTTAAAGGCTGGTGCTAAAGAAGTGATTGGTTTTTTGTTTCCTGTGGAGACCAATATGGCAAAAAACATTGGAATCAAATTTTGGGAGTCTTTTTTAAAAACAAAAAACTCACACAAGTCATTGGAGAAAATTAGAAAAACCTTATATAATGGATCCGCAAAAGACATAATAACTGCGATTAGTTTGGTTCATTTTTCAACACAAAAACCGATAACTCAATCGAGTCGCCTTATCGGCATTATGTTTGTTTTGTTATTTCTATTTTTTTCCATTCTATTTTTAGGTGAGAAAAAAGAACCTATCAAGGTGGACAATCCCAACATCGTAGATCAAAAAAACATTGTCTCAAAAAAACAGAATGTTTTAGCCAGTGACCCAATTTTTGATCGAATCTCACGATTGAAAAATTCAGAATTTCGCAAAATGACCATCAGTTTTCTAAAAACCAAACACGAATTATTAGATGATTCACAAAAAAGAGAACTTTTAGAGTCCATCTTTTCCACTGATAATTCCGAAGAAAAAATGTATTATGAATTCAAAACCAGGAGTGGATTTTGA
- the ychF gene encoding redox-regulated ATPase YchF, translated as MALNCGIVGLPNVGKSTIFNALTKAGAQAANYPFCTIEPNTGVVEVPDERLNRLAEVYKPKRTVPTMIEFVDIAGLVKGASQGEGLGNQFLSHIREVDAICHVVRAFQDENITHVHGKVDPIEDITVINYELILADLDSLEKQQQRVAKTAKTGNKEATEILAVMDKILEALKKGNRASTVELGEEEQKIAKKFNLITIKPVLYVANILDTDVKTSENPLVKTIIDFASKEGAPVVVLCGRFEEEISGLEKEDQIAFLEEIGEKESGLSRMIRASYKLLGLLTFFTAGVEEVRAWTTHQGSTGPVAASVIHSDFEKGYIRAEVMRYEDIDRTGDATKVKDEGKLRVEGKEYIVQDGDVIYFRVNA; from the coding sequence ATGGCTTTGAATTGTGGTATTGTAGGTCTCCCGAACGTCGGTAAGTCGACTATTTTTAATGCACTCACTAAGGCAGGAGCGCAAGCTGCCAACTATCCTTTTTGTACAATAGAACCCAACACCGGTGTGGTAGAAGTTCCAGATGAGAGGCTAAACCGTTTAGCCGAAGTTTACAAACCAAAACGAACGGTTCCCACAATGATCGAGTTTGTAGACATTGCAGGCCTCGTGAAAGGGGCAAGCCAGGGCGAAGGTCTTGGAAACCAGTTTTTATCTCATATTCGAGAAGTGGATGCCATTTGTCATGTGGTCCGTGCCTTCCAAGATGAAAACATAACACATGTTCATGGTAAGGTAGATCCTATCGAGGACATCACTGTCATCAATTATGAACTCATCCTTGCCGATTTAGACAGTTTAGAAAAACAACAACAACGTGTCGCAAAAACTGCCAAAACCGGAAACAAAGAAGCAACAGAAATTTTAGCCGTCATGGATAAAATCCTAGAGGCCCTAAAAAAAGGAAATCGTGCCTCTACTGTGGAACTTGGTGAAGAAGAACAAAAAATTGCCAAAAAATTCAATCTGATTACCATAAAGCCAGTGTTATATGTAGCTAATATTTTAGACACCGATGTGAAAACGTCAGAAAACCCACTGGTAAAAACCATCATCGACTTTGCTTCCAAAGAGGGAGCACCTGTTGTTGTGTTATGTGGTCGATTTGAAGAAGAAATCTCTGGTTTAGAAAAAGAAGACCAAATTGCCTTTTTAGAAGAAATCGGCGAAAAAGAATCTGGTCTTTCCAGAATGATTCGTGCCTCTTACAAACTCCTGGGGCTTCTGACTTTTTTTACAGCGGGTGTGGAGGAAGTGAGAGCATGGACCACCCACCAAGGAAGTACGGGACCCGTGGCAGCGAGTGTCATCCATTCCGATTTTGAAAAGGGATACATCCGAGCCGAGGTCATGCGTTACGAAGACATCGACCGCACAGGAGATGCGACCAAAGTCAAAGACGAAGGAAAACTCCGAGTGGAAGGGAAGGAATACATTGTCCAAGACGGAGATGTCATTTACTTCCGAGTGAACGCATAA
- a CDS encoding RluA family pseudouridine synthase: protein MKSPRREIRLKGGFTTNILYECDEFLLAEKPEGLPVHETKDPNRKDFTRLLAGYLNLPELRTANRLDLGTSGIVLLGKTPDKNKEIDSLLTDAEKEYIFLCSGLPDWKEKHFECFLKDGNKEVQMVRSGGKKAITEFTILSQHSEYNCSFGLAKILTGRRHQIRVMLRELGHPVLGDPVYSNSKTETEEKRMYLHSYRLCFTDFQGQKQWVETEIPKEFLDRVEKQLSVPNKTE from the coding sequence TTGAAGTCTCCGCGTAGAGAGATTCGCTTAAAAGGTGGATTCACCACCAACATTCTTTATGAATGTGATGAGTTTTTACTCGCAGAAAAACCAGAAGGACTTCCTGTCCATGAAACCAAAGACCCAAACAGAAAAGACTTCACAAGACTTCTTGCCGGTTATCTCAATCTCCCTGAATTACGGACGGCCAACCGGTTGGATTTGGGAACGAGTGGAATTGTTCTACTTGGAAAAACTCCTGATAAAAATAAAGAAATCGATTCCTTACTAACGGATGCGGAGAAAGAATATATTTTTTTATGTTCCGGTCTTCCCGATTGGAAAGAGAAACACTTCGAATGTTTTTTAAAAGATGGTAACAAAGAAGTACAAATGGTTCGGAGTGGAGGAAAAAAAGCCATCACGGAATTTACCATCCTCTCGCAGCATTCAGAATATAATTGTTCTTTTGGACTTGCCAAAATTCTAACCGGTAGAAGGCACCAAATTCGCGTTATGCTTCGTGAACTTGGGCATCCAGTTCTTGGAGATCCGGTTTATTCAAATTCCAAAACTGAGACTGAAGAAAAACGAATGTATTTACATTCCTATCGATTGTGCTTTACCGACTTCCAAGGTCAAAAACAGTGGGTGGAGACGGAAATCCCGAAGGAATTTTTAGACCGTGTGGAGAAACAACTCTCCGTCCCAAACAAAACAGAATGA